From the Pseudomonas monsensis genome, the window CATCACCATGTTCTACGCCCCGGCCAGCGGCGGCGTGCGAACTTATCTGGATGCCAAACACCGCCGGCTGGGCGTTAAACCTGCAACTCGCCACAGCCTGCTGATCCCTGGCGCCCACTTCAGTGAACACGATGGTGTTTACACGGTTCCCGCCCCCGCTCTGCCCTTTGGCAAAGGCTATCGTTTCCCGGTGCGGCTCGCGCCGTGGCGCGACGTCCTGCAGGATTTGCAGCCCGATCTGATCGAAGTGGGCGATCCGTATCTGACCGCCTGGGCTGCCCTGGATGCGCGGCGGCAACTGGATGTGCCGGTGATCGGCTTTTATCACTCGGACCTGCCACTGCTGGTCAGCAACCGCATGGGCCATTGGGTCACGCCGAATATCGAAGCCTATGTCACCCGGCTCTATGGCAACTTCGACCGGGTCCTGGCGCCGAGTCAGGTGATGGCCGACAAACTCATCGGCCTTGGGGTGCGCAATGTGTTCGTGCAACCGCTGGGCGTCGATTTGCAAACCTTCCATCCTGACGCCCGCGACCCCGGACTGCGCGCAGAACTGGGCATCGGTGAGGACACACGCCTGTTGATCTTCGCCGGGCGCGGCTCGAAAGAAAAAAACCTGCCGATCCTGCTCAAATGCATGCAGCGCCTGGGCCCACGCTATCACTTGTTGCTGGTCGGCTCGTCAATGCCCGCCGGGGTGCCAGACAACGTCAGCGTGATCGACAGTTTCTGCCCGGCGGCGACCGTCGCGCGCCTGATGGCCAGCGCCGATGCGCTGTTGCATGCCGGCGATCAGGAAACCTTCGGTCTGGTGATCCTTGAAGCCATGGCCTGTGGCATTCCGGTGGTGGCCGTGGCGGCCGGCGCTTTCACAGAGATCGTCAGCGAATCCTGCGGCCTGCTCTGTGCACCGAATAACCCGCAAGCCATGGCCAATGCCGTGCGCGAGCTGTTCAGTCGCGGCGCTGAAAAGCTCGGTCAGCAGGCACGCCAGCATGTAGAGCGGCATTACGCCTGGGACACGGTGGTCGACAGCCTGCTCGGGCACTATCACGCCGTGCTCGGCCACGCGCTGCCCAAGGTTGCCAATGGCTGAGCCACTGAATCGTCCCGCCGTGTTACTGGTGCTGCACGACGTGGCACCGCAAACATGGGCGGATTACCAAGCGTTTGTCGAAGCCGTCGACGCCATGGGCGACGTGCCGATGACTTGGCTGGTCGTGCCGGATTTTCACCGCCGTAACGCGCTCGACGCCCATCCGGGGTTTTGTCGCTTGCTCAGCGAACGCGTTGCCCGTGGCGATGAACTGGCCCTGCACGGCTATTTCCATGACGACCAGGAACCCGGCCCGAGCACGCCGCGCGACTGGTTCATGCGTCGTCTCTACACCCATGAGGGCGAGTTCTATCAGTTGCCACACGAGGCCGCCCTCGCCCGCCTGCGTGCCGGCATTGCAACGTTCCAACGCCACGATTGGCCGCTGCACGGTTTTGTCGCCCCGGCGTGGCTGATGAGCGACGGCACCCGTCAGGCCTTGCGCGAATTGCCGCTGAGCTACACCAGTGATCCGCAACATCTCTATCGGTTGCCGGATTTCACCCCCATCGCTGCCCCGGGGCTGGTCTGGAGCGCGCGCAGTGCCTGGCGTCGGGGCGTGTCAAAAATAGTCAGTGCCCAGCGCGAACAGCGCTGGCGCCAGGCACCGGTGATTCGTCTAGGCTTGCACCCGGTGGACATGCGCCACCCCTTCTCTCGGGATTACTGGCTGCACACCCTTGAACGACTGCTGGCTGAAGGACGAGTGCCAATGACCAAGATCGACTGGCTGACGCAACAGCGCCAGTGCCTGGAGCACGCCGCATGAGCCGCGGCATTCTGTTGTTGATCGGCTTGCTCGCGGCGCTGCTGATCCCTGTCGTGCTTGGCGGCAGCGACACCTGGGCGCGCCTGCAAAGCTTTCCGCTGAACTGGTTGCTGATCATGTTCGGCATGATTCTGCTGTGCTGGGGGATCAACACCCTGCGCCTGAGGCTGTTGCTCGGCGATCAACGGGAGCGCGTCACACCGCTGAAGAGTCTGGGGGTGGTGATGGCCGCCGAATTCGCCTACTGCGCCACCCCCGGCGGCAGCGGCGGACCGCTGACGATCATGGCGCTGCTGGCCCGCTGCGGGGTACGCCCGGCCCGTGGCAGCGCGGTGTTTGCGATGGATCAGTTGAGCGACTTGCTGTTCTTTCTCTGCGCCCTGAGCGCGATTCTGATCTACGCGTTGTTTCAGCACCTCAGCGATCGCCTGGAGTGGCTGCTGATCGTCAGCGCGGTTTCCCTGTTCGGCGGCCTGCTCAGTTGCGTCGTCCTGGCGCGCTACCATCGCCGCTTGATTCGCCTGAGCGGACGCCTGCTCGCCGGCATGAATGTCCAGCACCGAACACGCCGGCGCTGGGCGCGCAAACTCCTGCACTTTCTCGCGGCGTTCATCGACACGCTGAAACTGCCGACACAGACCTTGATCAAGGTTTTCGCCCTGACCTGCGTGCATTGGCTGCTGCGCTACAGCGTGCTGTATCTGGCCCTGCGCGGGCTGGGCGCGGACCTGCAGTGGGCGTGGAGTTTTCTGGTACAGATGCTGTCGCTGGGTGCCGGGCAGTTCAGCCTGTTACCCGGCGGCGCGGGCGCTGCGGAGTTGACCTCGGCGGCACTGTTGACGCCCATGGTCGGCAAATCCACCGCCGCGGCAGCGATCCTGATCTGGCGGGTGGTGACGTATTACTTCTATTTGCTGGTGGGTGGGCCGGTGTTTCTGTTGATGTTGGGGCGGCCGCTGTTGCGCAAGTTGATGAAGGTGTCGCAGACGTAAAAAGATCACAGACTCCGGCAGCGCTCTTTTCAGCGTCTGGAATCTGAATCGTCGGATTCTTCCTTTAACTGCTCCCACAACTCGGCAGCCCCGGGAAACTCCGTACCATCCTCCGGGCTCATATCCTCCGGGTCATAGCGGCTCAGACAACCTTCGCCCAATGTGGCGGGCGCTTTGGAAGTGGCTTTGTCCAGTGGATCGCTCATCAGCATGTCCTCGGGTCGGAAACGGCGAAGGGGCCTGAATGAAGAAGGGCCTGAGCGATTGAACGCCCAGGCCCTTCAGAATTCAAGCGCACGTGCGTTCGATCAGAACACCACGGTCTTGTTGCCGTGCACCAGCACGCGATCTTCGAGGTGATAACGCAAGCCACGGGCCAGCACCATCTTCTCGACATCGCGACCGAAACGCACCATGTCTTCGATGCTGTCGCTGTGGCTGACGCGGACCACGTCCTGCTCGATGATCGGGCCGGCATCCAGCTCTTCGGTCACGTAGTGGCAGGTCGCACCGATCAGTTTCACCCCACGCAGGGAAGCCTGGTGGTACGGCTTGGCACCGACGAACGATGGCAGGAAGCTGTGGTGAATGTTGATCACCTTGTGCGCATATTCGCGGCACAGTTCCGGCGGCAGAATCTGCATGTAGCGCGCCAGCACCACCACCTCGGCATCGTGCTGTTTGACCAGGCGCGACACTTCGGCGAACGCCGGTTGCTTGTCCTGCGGATTGACCGGGACATGGTAATAAGGAATGCCGTGCCACTCGACCATGCTGCGCAAGTCGTCGTGGTTGGAAATCACGCAAGAGATTTCGCAATCCAGTTCATCGCTGTGCCAGCGATGCAGCAGGTCGGCCAGGCAGTGGGATTCGCGGCTGGCCATGAGCACCACGCGCTTTTTCTGCTCGGTGTCGGTGATGCGCCAGTCCATCGAGAACTCTTCGGCGATTGGCGCAAACTTCTCGCGCAATACTTCAATACCGAAGGGCAGCGAATCGGCACGAATTTCGTGACGCATGAAAAACCAGCCGATCTGATTGTCGGAGTGGTGGCTCGCTTCAGTGATCCAGCCGTTGTGGGACGCCAGAAAGTTACTGACTTTGGCAACGATGCCAACGCGGTCCGGGCAAGAGATCACCAGCCGATAGGTGCGCATGAGGGGGAAACTCCAGAACTTCGCAAAGGCCGCCATTCTAGCGACTGCGCAGGAAAACTGCAGTATTGATGACCGTTACCGTGGCTGCCGCTCCGAATTACGGCTTTTTGACGGAATGATTCGTCAGGACAGTGGCGCACCGATGGCCTGGTTGATCAGGCAACTGTGAATATCTGTGATGACTGCATCACACTATTTAACGGGGCATTCAATTTATCGCTAACTCTTGTAACTAAATTAAATAAAAAGTCCGGTTAAATGTTTACTTGATGAAACAGCCTGACTATTATTGCCGCACTGTCCCCTGTCATTCAGCACTCTACTAAGGTAGTAATCATGTCCTTGATCAACGAATATCGCGCCACCGAAGAAGCAATCAAAGAGCTGCAAGCCCGTTTGAAGAACCTGTCGCAAGACGACAAACTGCAAGCCGAGCTGGAATTCGAAGGCAAACTGCG encodes:
- a CDS encoding DUF2334 domain-containing protein; this translates as MAEPLNRPAVLLVLHDVAPQTWADYQAFVEAVDAMGDVPMTWLVVPDFHRRNALDAHPGFCRLLSERVARGDELALHGYFHDDQEPGPSTPRDWFMRRLYTHEGEFYQLPHEAALARLRAGIATFQRHDWPLHGFVAPAWLMSDGTRQALRELPLSYTSDPQHLYRLPDFTPIAAPGLVWSARSAWRRGVSKIVSAQREQRWRQAPVIRLGLHPVDMRHPFSRDYWLHTLERLLAEGRVPMTKIDWLTQQRQCLEHAA
- a CDS encoding glycosyltransferase family 4 protein — its product is MHIADITMFYAPASGGVRTYLDAKHRRLGVKPATRHSLLIPGAHFSEHDGVYTVPAPALPFGKGYRFPVRLAPWRDVLQDLQPDLIEVGDPYLTAWAALDARRQLDVPVIGFYHSDLPLLVSNRMGHWVTPNIEAYVTRLYGNFDRVLAPSQVMADKLIGLGVRNVFVQPLGVDLQTFHPDARDPGLRAELGIGEDTRLLIFAGRGSKEKNLPILLKCMQRLGPRYHLLLVGSSMPAGVPDNVSVIDSFCPAATVARLMASADALLHAGDQETFGLVILEAMACGIPVVAVAAGAFTEIVSESCGLLCAPNNPQAMANAVRELFSRGAEKLGQQARQHVERHYAWDTVVDSLLGHYHAVLGHALPKVANG
- a CDS encoding lysylphosphatidylglycerol synthase transmembrane domain-containing protein; translation: MSRGILLLIGLLAALLIPVVLGGSDTWARLQSFPLNWLLIMFGMILLCWGINTLRLRLLLGDQRERVTPLKSLGVVMAAEFAYCATPGGSGGPLTIMALLARCGVRPARGSAVFAMDQLSDLLFFLCALSAILIYALFQHLSDRLEWLLIVSAVSLFGGLLSCVVLARYHRRLIRLSGRLLAGMNVQHRTRRRWARKLLHFLAAFIDTLKLPTQTLIKVFALTCVHWLLRYSVLYLALRGLGADLQWAWSFLVQMLSLGAGQFSLLPGGAGAAELTSAALLTPMVGKSTAAAAILIWRVVTYYFYLLVGGPVFLLMLGRPLLRKLMKVSQT
- the purU gene encoding formyltetrahydrofolate deformylase, which gives rise to MRTYRLVISCPDRVGIVAKVSNFLASHNGWITEASHHSDNQIGWFFMRHEIRADSLPFGIEVLREKFAPIAEEFSMDWRITDTEQKKRVVLMASRESHCLADLLHRWHSDELDCEISCVISNHDDLRSMVEWHGIPYYHVPVNPQDKQPAFAEVSRLVKQHDAEVVVLARYMQILPPELCREYAHKVINIHHSFLPSFVGAKPYHQASLRGVKLIGATCHYVTEELDAGPIIEQDVVRVSHSDSIEDMVRFGRDVEKMVLARGLRYHLEDRVLVHGNKTVVF